From Pieris rapae chromosome 3, ilPieRapa1.1, whole genome shotgun sequence, a single genomic window includes:
- the LOC110993315 gene encoding DNA cross-link repair 1A protein: protein MNGSDIDEYLPSLLNPRSIKKSSNLNLTQDSLLSRSSLSLKKCNIGTKRIKNCNKDEENVILNCNITTQSIRNKQNLSFSIIEDLNCTKDSTILSNLVISKTDFKYSIFSHSSATELSCNDTLYDITNNLHTTAFSKVKNINNNYSKMTTKDIKVFKCEKEMAIDKSKQLKRPAVSINIEKKKARLSPQAIGENKILILNTSDRKKLSDVIVQPTNYKLIKEKIKERNKLVAATRNSLKSYGRRNGNNLKQQCINSYFSCRSKVSDVVSDQKNGTNLTRQKIAHNASHDMSKNLCITATRQDVAQPTKKKNEIVKTPRKLSHRSMSPRMETREDLQPPKLKNERVGSYSPRKVVESIQFNLPTKSRSNKTSTVTKVIPHYKIVAGTHFAVDAFCYGEIANVKHYFLTHFHSDHYSGLKKSFNKMLFCSKITADLCISRLGVSVKCIHIMNLDEPIKIDGVEVTAIDANHCPGAVMLIFTLPNGKSMLHTGDFRASPIMESYPVFWNKDIHTVYLDTTYCNPRYDFPTQDESLEMALYHLRQKKAALETAKKKFSSVLIVCGTYTIGKEKFFLGMARRVGCTVWACPEKDRVLQAVEGRSFSHAPPQSCQLHVVPMRDLTHEKLRSYLDSLQGAFTEVVAFKPSGWENGRNSCVEKDSVTIHGIPYSEHSSFSEMIRFVKFLKPKQVIPTVDITGGIKAVQKYFPCPLIYKEDLQNQSKLTDYISIQCRHQPAVT, encoded by the exons ATGAATGGCAGTGATATTGATGAATATTTGCCATCGCTTCTAAATCCCCGTTCTATAAAGAAATCtagtaatttaaatcttaCTCAG GATTCTTTACTTAGTCGCTCTTCATTATCattgaaaaaatgtaatattggaACCAAGCGTATAAAAAACTGTAACAAG GACGAAGAAAATGTGATACTTAATTGCAATATAACAACTCAAAGTatcagaaataaacaaaatctcaGTTTTTCTATTATAGAAGATTTAAACTGTACTAAAGATTCAACTATATTATCTAACTTAGTAATAAGTAAAACTgactttaaatattcaattttttcacaCTCTTCAGCAACAGAATTAAGTTGCAATGACACATTATATgacataacaaataatttacacaCAACTGCTTTTAGTAAAGTTaagaatatcaataataattattctaaaatgACTACAAAAGAtatcaaagtttttaaatgtgaaaaagAGATGGCCATAGAcaaatcaaaacaattaaaaaggcCAGCAGTTTCTATCAacatagaaaagaaaaaagcaAGGTTGTCACCTCAAGCCATAggagaaaataaaattcttattttgaACACAAGTGATAGAAAAAAACTGTCAGATGTCATAGTTCAGccaacaaattataaattgattaaagaGAAAATCAAAGAGAGAAATAAACTTGTAGCTGCTACGAGGAACTCTCTTAAATCTTATGGACGAAGGAATGGGAATAATCTAAAACAACAGtgtattaattcatattttagttGTCGGTCAAAAGTCTCGGATGTGGTGTCTGATCAAAAGAATGGTACAAATTTAACAAGGCAGAAAATTGCACATAATGCGTCGCATGACATGAGTAAGAATTTGTGTATCACTGCGACGAGACAAGATGTTGCCCAGCCGACTAAAAAGAAGAATGAAATTGTCAAGACACCGAGGAAACTTTCACATAGGTCCATGTCTCCTCGAATGGAGACAAGAGAAGATCTCCAACCTCCTAAATTAAAGAATGAGAGAGTTGGGTCCTATTCACCGAGAAAAGTTGTTGAGTCCATACAGTTCAATTTACCAACAAAGTCAAGatcaaataaaacatcaaCAGTCACCAAAGTTATACCACACTATAAAATTGTAGCag GAACACATTTTGCAGTCGACGCGTTTTGTTATGGCGAGATCGCAAAtgtgaaacattattttttaactcatTTTCATTCTGATCACTATTCGGGGTTAAAGAAAAGCTTCAACAAAATGCTGTTTTGTTCGAAAATTacag cGGATTTATGCATATCACGATTAGGAGTTTCCGTGAAATGTATTCATATAATGAACCTTGATGAACCAATTAAAATTGATGGGGTCGAAGTCACAGCCATTGATGCTAACCA TTGCCCTGGTGCAGTAATGTTAATCTTCACACTGCCTAATGGCAAAAGCATGCTACACACTGGTGACTTTAGGGCTTCACCGATAATGGAGTCCTATCCCGTTTTCTGGAATAAAGATATCCATACTGTATATCTGGATACAAC ATACTGCAACCCTAGATATGATTTCCCTACACAAGATGAAAGTTTGGAAATGGCGTTATATCATCTTCGACAGAAGAAGGCTGCCCTAGAAACAGCCAAGAAGAAGTTCTCGTCTGTCCTGATCGTTTGCGGCACTTATACGATTG GTAAGGAGAAATTCTTTCTGGGAATGGCGCGTCGTGTGGGCTGTACCGTCTGGGCTTGTCCAGAGAAGGACCGAGTTCTCCAAGCAGTGGAGGGGCGGAGCTTTAGCCACGCTCCACCGCAATCGTGCCAACTTCATGTGGTGCCCATGAGAGACCTTACGCATGAG AAGCTACGAAGCTATTTGGACAGCTTGCAAGGGGCGTTTACAGAAGTAGTCGCGTTTAAGCCAAGCGGTTGGGAGAATGGAAGGAACTCGTGCGTCGAAAAGGACTCTGTTACGATACATg GTATACCATACAGTGAACATTCAAGTTTTTCCGAAATGATTCGCTTTGTTAAGTTTTTGAAACCAAAGCAAGTGATTCCAACCGTCGACATTACTGGCGGCATCAAGGCTGTGcag AAATACTTTCCTTGTCCTCTGATATACAAGGAAGATTTGCAGAATCAAAGCAAACTGACGGACTACATTAGCATACAGTGTCGACACCAGCCCGCCGTAacctga
- the LOC110993323 gene encoding transcription initiation protein SPT3 homolog — MVSYFTLDATGEVTNFQKEISNMMHGCGDNPNPNAATVVLVESIVLQQLRSMLQEALNHSIMRGAKSISNFDIIYLMRKNPVKLKRLHDYQIKLDYIERNSQTQATVSLSTAPILASVEDDKDITSKKKRTHIEFIKELDEADEVSQIKFDVIDYLRKVRASKLTESMSFEKYEAYHKARCSSFRGGYGTNKGFIKLEKWVNPNKELKITLLALEILCFLAYETVAEIVDAVFLIRQDSKKKSGDPFSKFEGGYFCNPLSLNNSVYIKSGYEGVQAITVAEVREVLRRYFTPKIGMNGLFYRNMSNDLPVRYIAI, encoded by the coding sequence ATGGTGTCTTACTTTACTTTAGATGCCACAGGTGAAGTAACAAATTTTCAGAAggaaatttcaaatatgatGCACGGTTGTGGTGACAATCCAAATCCAAATGCTGCTACAGTGGTTCTCGTAGAGAGTATTGTTTTACAACAATTGCGTTCCATGCTCCAAGAAGCATTAAATCATTCCATTATGCGAGGAGCTAAATCTATATCAaactttgatataatatacttaatgaGGAAGAATCCTGTGAAGTTAAAAAGGTTGCatgattatcaaataaagtTAGATTATATAGAGAGAAATAGTCAAACCCAAGCTACCGTTAGCTTGTCAACAGCACCTATTTTAGCAAGTGTAGAAGACGATAAAGATATAACTTCTAAAAAGAAACGCACACATATTGAATTTATCAAGGAACTTGATGAAGCAGATGAagtcagtcaaataaagttTGATGTTATAGATTATTTACGTAAAGTAAGAGCATCAAAGCTTACAGAATCCATGtcatttgaaaaatatgaGGCTTACCATAAAGCACGGTGTAGTTCCTTCCGTGGTGGTTATGGGACAAATAAAGgatttataaaacttgaaaAATGGGTTAACCccaataaagaattaaaaataaccctTCTTGCATTGGAAATACTTTGCTTCTTAGCTTATGAGACAGTAGCTGAAATAGTAGATGCTGTTTTTCTAATTAGGCAAGATAGTAAAAAGAAATCAGGGGATCCATTTAGTAAGTTTGAAGGTGGTTATTTCTGTAATCCTCTCAGTCTTAATAATTCAGTATACATTAAGTCAGGCTACGAAGGAGTCCAAGCAATTACAGTTGCAGAAGTTAGAGAAGTTTTAAGGAGGTACTTCACACCGAAAATTGGAATGAATGGattgttttatagaaatatgagCAATGATTTGCCAGTAAGATATATTgctatttaa
- the LOC110993226 gene encoding N-acetylglucosamine-6-sulfatase — protein MLSFIFLLLLHTSLCEDRKPNFVIVLTDDQDVTLGGMTPMKNVQRFIANEGTSFANSYVTSPICCPSRASLLSGLHVHNHLTWNNSLHGGCNGRYWRRLEARTFATSLKGAGYNTFYAGKYLNAYGTKEAGGIENVPPGWSDWHGLVGNSVYYNYTISNNGVPTYSTDLYLTDVIRDLGVSYIENQTESQPFLMVLAPPAPHQPFTPAPRHKDIYNNVTVVRHPNFNIRAEDKHWLLSMPPSPLPETIFPELDRVYRSRWESLLSVDEMVADIVETLDNQNLLDNTYLIYTSDNGYHIGQFSQVYDKRQPYESDIKVPLIIRGPTIAKNFTDKQPILNIDLAPTIIELAGLTPPKSMDGKAIQFNTPKDRERNMLVEYYGEGRDGTVDPDCPWAYDKDHLAQCYPLYDCKCQDSRNNTYACLRHISKRINMKYCAFADDQNFKEMYNLNTDPYELKNIIDDVLPSIRHWYKLTLTQMLTCKGADNCDNPLENPKLFSIF, from the exons atgttaagttttatttttttattactcctTCACACCTCACTGTGTGAGGATAGAAAACCAAACTTTGTTATAGTTCTTACAGATGATCAAGATGTCACTTTGGGAGGAATG ACACCAATGAAAAATGTGCAGAGATTCATAGCAAATGAAGGCACTTCTTTTGCAAACTCT TATGTAACATCACCAATTTGTTGTCCAAGTCGTGCTAGTTTGCTTTCTGGTCTACATGTACATAACCATCTTACTTGGAACAACAGCCTTCATGGTGGCTGCAATGGAAGATATTGGAGAAGGTTAGAAGCAAGAACATTTGCCACTTCCTTGAAAGGTGCTGgctataatactttttatgcTGGGAAGTATTTAAATGCT tatGGTACCAAAGAAGCAGGTGGGATTGAAAATGTACCACCTGGCTGGAGTGACTGGCATGGACTAGTTGGTAACTCTGTGTACTATAACTATACAATCTCTAATAATGGTGTGCCCACATATTCCACCGACCTCTACCTTACTGATGTTATT cgTGATTTAGGCGTCAGCTACATAGAGAACCAAACTGAATCTCAACCATTCCTGATGGTGCTAGCCCCGCCGGCGCCACACCAACCGTTTACACCTGCGCCTCGACACAAAGACATTTATAACAATGTCACTGTTGTTAGACATCCTAACTTTAATATCCGGGCAGAG GATAAACATTGGCTTTTGTCAATGCCACCATCTCCTCTACCAGAAACAATATTCCCAGAATTGGACCGAGTATATCGTTCCCGTTGGGAGAGTTTATTGTCTGTGGACGAGATGGTCGCTGATATTGTGGAAACACTGGACAACCAGAATTTGTTAGATAACACATATCTTATTTATACGTCTGATAATGGATATCATATTG GTCAATTCTCACAGGTATACGACAAACGTCAGCCATACGAATCTGACATCAAAGTGCCTCTCATAATACGTGGTCCGACAATAGCTAAAAATTTCACAGACAAACAACCCATACTTAACATAGATTTGGCTCCAACGATTATAGAGTTGGCGGGTCTCACCCCTCCTAAATCTATGGATGGGAAAGCAATACAGTTTAATACGCCAAAAGATCGAGAAAGAAACATGCTTGTGGAGTATTATGGAGAAGGGAGGGATGGAACTGTTGATCCagactgtccatgggcgtATGATAAAGATCATTTGGCT caATGTTACCCTCTGTATGATTGCAAGTGTCAAGACTCGAGAAACAACACGTATGCCTGTCTACGACATATCTCAAAGCGAATCAATATGAAGTACTGTGCATTTGCCGATGACcag AATTTCAAAGAAATGTATAACCTAAATACGGATCCCTACGAACTTAAAAACATCATCGACGATGTGCTGCCCTCTATTCGCCATTGGTACAAACTCACCCTTACACAGATGCTAACATGTAAAGGCGCAGATAATTGCGATAACCCTCTAGAAAATCCCAAACTTTTctcaatattttaa
- the LOC110993198 gene encoding trypsin, alkaline C-like, whose product MILDCQFIKLLVFTWFYKYNVNAQSIRVLGGSPTTIQQFPVVAQLLLDPWDKGQYSQHCAGVIITSRHVLSTAHCFQYSSETGYNYSDPQFWRVRVGSSFRSRGGFLHKVKTVVTHQEFDRYYFTNDIAVLVIAKKFYFGDTIKQATIANKGTELMVNSLCTLVGWGVTKVGGQQADQLQLATLFTVDQMECSLRYKTIGSVISDSMICAGRIDIDGIDGCFGDSGGPIFYKGVVAGLVSFGYTCGNRFYPGVYTKVSYYVDWIVNAIRRHK is encoded by the exons atgattttgGACTGTCAATTCATAAAGCTACTTGTTTTTACgtggttttataaatataacg TCAACGCCCAAAGCATTCGAGTATTGGGAGGGTCACCGACTACGATACAACAATTTCCTGTAGTTGCACAACTCTTATTAGACCCATGGGATAAAGGACAGTATTCCCAACATTGCGCAGGAGTCATAATCACCTCTCGTCACGTTTTATCCACCGCCCATTGTTTTCAATACAGCAGTGAAACTGGATAtaa cTACAGTGATCCCCAATTCTGGCGTGTACGTGTAGGGTCATCTTTTCGCAGCCGAGGTGGCTTTCTCCACAAGGTCAAAACTGTGGTTACTCATCAAGAAtttgatagatattattttactaacgaTATAGCCGTTCTGGTGATcgctaaaaagttttattttggcGACACGATCAAGCAGGCCACGATTGCTAACAAAGGAACAGAGCTTATGGTAAATTCCTTATGTACCTTGGTGGGATGGGGAGTCACAAAG gttggAGGCCAACAAGCAGATCAACTTCAATTAGCAACACTGTTCACAGTGGATCAAATGGAATGCAGCCTTCGTTATAAAACTATTGGCTCTGTTATATCAGATTCTATGATATGTGCGGGTCGTATCGATATTGATGGAATAGATGGTTGTTTCGGAGATTCTGGTGgaccaatattttataaaggtgTCGTTGCAGGCTTGGTGTCCTTTGGATATACATGCGGTAATCGTTTTTACCCTGGAGTGTACACAAAAGTATCTTATTATGTTGATTGGATTGTAAATGCTATAAGACGAcacaaatga
- the LOC110993217 gene encoding iron-sulfur cluster co-chaperone protein HscB produces the protein MYFIKLFTSFSTRNLVLLQARNINCWSCGKDTTLVSNLFCSNCKSLQKPDNVDNYFKLMGIDESYDLDEEDLSKKYKQLQRYLHPDKYANRNNMEQEISAKYSSLVNEAYKTLLEPLPRGIYMLKLKGKQIDENLETDPAFLMEIMEKNEEVENAETEAEIMKLNKEIKSIIQDLQKKLSTAFFDGDMKKVMKLLGQMKYYSSIYNQIQNSIRTKGIIR, from the exons atgtatttcataaaattatttacaagtttCTCAACaagaaatttagttttattacaagCTCGGAACATAAACTGTTGGTCATGTGGCAAAGATACAACTTTAGTTTCGAACTTATTTTGTTCAAATTGCAAATCCCTTCAAAAGCCAGATAATGTGGACAATTACTTTAAGTTGATGGGAATTGATGAATCCTATGACCTAGATGAGGAGGACCTATctaagaaatataaacaacTTCAAAGATATTTACATCCAGACAAATATGCAAAcag aaATAATATGGAGCAAGAAATATCAGCAAAATATTCCTCTTTAGTCAATGAGGCCTATAAAACTCTTTTGGAACCCTTACCTAGAG gtatttatatgttaaagcTAAAAGGAAAACAAATTGATGAAAATTTGGAGACAGATCCTGCCTTCTTAATGgaaataatggaaaaaaatgaAGAAGTTGAAAATGCAGAAACAGAAGCTGAAATTATGAaacttaataaagaaataaaatcgaTCATTCAAGATCTTCAAAAGAAGTTGTCAACTGCATTCTTTGATGGAGACATGAAAaaagttatgaaattattgggacagatgaaatattattctagCATATacaatcaaattcaaaactctATACGGACTAAAGGAATTATAAGATGA
- the LOC110993278 gene encoding sodium/calcium exchanger regulatory protein 1 encodes MEFVDKKYKMVSSENFDDFLKTIGVGLITRKAANAVTPTVELKKDGDNFVLVTSSTFKTTEMKFKPGEEFDEERADGAKVKTTCTFEGNTLKQVQKSADGVEITYLREFGPEEMKAVMTAKDVTCTRVYKIQ; translated from the exons atgGAGTTTGTAGACAAGAAATACAAAATGGTCTCTTCAGAGAACTTCGATGATTTTCTAAAGACGATTG GTGTTGGTTTGATCACCCGTAAAGCGGCGAACGCTGTCACCCCAACAGTGGAATTAAAGAAGGATGGTGACAACTTTGTCCTGGTGACCTCATCCACATTTAAGACCACGGAGATGAAGTTCAAGCCTGGAGAAGAATTCGATGAGGAGCGCGCTGATGGTGCTAAG GTTAAGACAACGTGTACTTTCGAAGGCAACACCCTGAAACAGGTGCAAAAGTCGGCAGATGGCGTGGAGATCACCTACCTTAGGGAATTCGGGCCCGAAGAAATGAAAGCT GTTATGACTGCCAAGGATGTCACCTGCACCAGAGtgtacaaaatacaataa